GGCAGATGGAACTCAACGTGTGCCTGCTGGGCACGATGAACATGTGCCGCGCCGCCATGAACGAGCTCGCCAAAACCGAGTATTCAAAGATCGTGAACATTGCCTCCGATGCAGGGCGCATCGGCGAAAAGACCATGGTCGCATACTCGGCGGCCAAGGGCGGCGTCATCGCCTTTACCAAGAGCATGGCCAAGCTGCTGGGCAAGAGCCGCGTGAACGTCAACGTGATCTGTCCGGGCACCACGCGCACGCCCATGACCGAGTTCGTCACCGACGAGATGGAAGCCAAGTGGGCCAGGCTCTACCCGCTGCGCCGCCTGGGACAGCCCCGCGACGTCGCCGCCGCCGTGGCGTTCTTCTGCTCACAAAACAGCAACTGGATCACCGGACAGGCGCTGCCCGTCAACGGCGGGTTTTCGATGTAAAAGGCCGTCAGTGCGGGAGGGTGCCCGGACGGGTACCGAACTCGCGGATGTACTGCACGAGGGCGTCGAGTTCTTCGGGGCGGAATTTTCCATCGAAGCCGCGCATGGGCTGGGGTCTGCCCGGCGGGGTGTCCGTGCCGCGCAGGATCTTGTCGCGAATCTGTTCGTCACTGAAGCGCGCGAGGAAGCCGCGCTGGGTCCAGTCGCCCGGCTGCGTCGGCAGCACCTGCGTGGCCGGCCCGTCACC
This genomic interval from Chrysiogenia bacterium contains the following:
- a CDS encoding SDR family oxidoreductase is translated as MDYAIKNKVILVTGAASGIGRETALLLAAEGAHIAACDLSEGGASETVKQIETAGGKAKAWALDVTDFQACADTVEAIANEMGPLYGLCNVAGVLSDTPFGESTPEDWQMELNVCLLGTMNMCRAAMNELAKTEYSKIVNIASDAGRIGEKTMVAYSAAKGGVIAFTKSMAKLLGKSRVNVNVICPGTTRTPMTEFVTDEMEAKWARLYPLRRLGQPRDVAAAVAFFCSQNSNWITGQALPVNGGFSM
- a CDS encoding cytochrome c encodes the protein MAAAVLALGGACQGEADQQPAGKRVREGEGAGRVAVVTPRHELQEINPRLLYRLHCASCHGTLGGGDGPATQVLPTQPGDWTQRGFLARFSDEQIRDKILRGTDTPPGRPQPMRGFDGKFRPEELDALVQYIREFGTRPGTLPH